The Acomys russatus chromosome 11, mAcoRus1.1, whole genome shotgun sequence genome contains the following window.
GGGTCCCGACCTGAGAGGCAGGGAAGGAATCTCCGTTGAGCCCGGGCATCCCCACAAACATGTCTCCGGATCCTGAGAGATTGAAAGACCCGCCAGAGCCttgggggagcagagagagagagagaattaggaAAAGCACAGGGGGCCCGTTGGCTTCCAGTACACTAACTCTCTGCGTATGATGTGGATTACAGGCAAATTATCCACTGGACAGCAGTCCCACCCTCCGAACAGGCCACCCACTGGCGACCCACGCCGGGGGCCCTTGCCATCACCGCCCAGTCTCAGCCTGGCCTCTGTCACCCCTCAGTCCTCTGGGCTACCATCTTGCATAGACAGGAAATGGGAAcaaaagcaggaagcaggcacaGCGGACAGCTAGAGTGGCAGCGGGCTCCACCTGCGGAGGAAGGGGGCGTCGGGGAGCTGGTGCGGCTGTGGCCCCCCTGGGCCACCGACACGGCGGTCTTCACAGCGTAGATGTTCGCTTCCTCTTGGAACTTcccaatgtttttcttgtagcgAATTCGCTTGTTACCGAACCAGTTGGAAACCTGCAGTGTTGGGCAGGGAGGGTCAGGCAGAGCCCTTTCTCCAGGGCTCCCCTCCCCAAGTAATACCTGAGAACTTctcccaacccccgccccccccccagtaccTGAGAGACGGTGATGCCGCACTTCTTGGCGAGCTCCTCTTTGGCCTCCTCACTGGGGTAAGGGTTACTCAGGTGGGAGTAGAAATATTCGTTCAGGACCTCCGTGGCCTGCTTGCTGAAGTTCCTGCGCTTGCGCCTGGCGTCCAGGAACCGGGAGCGTAGGATCATGACAGCCTCACACGTGCTCTGCTTCAGCTGCATCTGGATGGCGCTGAACTTGCGGTGGATGATGCCCACCATGCGCTCCATCTCCTTGGGGGCCACGGGGCGGGTGCGGCTCTGCTCCCTCAGCAGGTTCATGACGTGGGTGGTGAACTCGTTGCACGCCTGTTGGAGCGGGTAGGCTGTTGTGAGGgacacccccccgcccccacaacCCCCCCTGTGGCTTGGGACCTCTAAGAGTGTCGCGCCGCCTCGTCTGTCCCACACTAGGCCCCCTCACCTACCTGCTCATACTTTTCCAACTCTGAGTGGTAGATGTGACGGATCTGGGCAAGCTTGCTCCGATAGTCTGAGTGTTCGATGGAGTTGTCTGGGGACACGCCACCTCCGGAGGCTGCGGCGGCTGCAGCGGCTGCGGCGGAGCCCCCCCCTTTCTCGGGGCCAGCCACACCTTCTGCCAGAAGCATGTTGTCCAGGCGCATCAGCTGCGGGTCCACCGGCTCCTCCTCTTGGGAGCTCCGGATGCTAAGGCCTAGCAGGCAGGCCAGCACACTTAGGGAACCCCTCACCCAGTCACTGTCCCTCCTCCTGGTCTTCCCCTGCTCCCTTCTGAGCAGCCTCCCTGGGTTTCACTTTCCCCAGGGCTTCAGCTTGTCAGACCCTGAGCCCTGGAGTGGAGTTCCGTTCCCAGAAGGAAGAGTTCCAGAGGAAGGCACGTACCGGTTTTCTCCTTGATTTCACACAGGACACTAAACAGAGCAGGTTTCATTCGGTGACAGTTCAGGGCGTGTTTCCttaggaggaacgggaggagaaaaagagttcAGGGGCCAAGAGAAATGAGAGGGGTGCCAGGGAAGGAGGTGTGGGCATAATCTGTGGAGGGGGACAGTAGAAACTGGGAGTGAGGCGGGGAGGTAGAGTGGAGTTGGAAGGGTAGTTCTTGAGATCAGCTGCCATAGCTCCGGGGAAGCGCTGGGccacaggaagcagaagatgTGCAGGCTATGGGGCTAAAGTCACCATGGGCGGGCTGAGGCTGAGGGCCATGGTTCAAgcaaaaagatggagaaagggtCTAGAGATGACTGAAGACCCAGCAGAGACTAACTAGGGAGGCTGCCAAGTCAGGGGACGAGGCCGAGAGGGAAGCGAGCGAGTTGCTGTGAGGCGGCAGGGCCCTGGACCGGGGTGCCTGCTTACTGGGAGTTGAGGACAGTGAAAGGCCGGGAGGGCTCCTGGAAGCCCCAAGCACGGTGGAGGGGAGTGTGTGGAGACCCTGGATCCGCAGCTCTGGCTGAGAACACTTCTAAGTCCGGGGCCAGGAGCTGGGCCGGTGTAGACTGCAGGGGTCATCAAAAGGTTAGGAGGGAGTTGAGACCACCTGGGGTCCCCTCTGTGGAGGTTTTAGGGCCTAGGGGCAAAGCAAGCTTTGAGAGAACACCAGagccaaggaaagaaaatagttgCAAGATCCAGAGAGgcgccctgggggagggggggcttgcGGAGGACTCAGAGCTGTGAGCGGGGTCCCGGGGTGGGGGCACTCACTTGGCCTGGGCCTCGTCCAGGCTCTGGTCGGTGATGGTCATTATCTGTTGCAGAATGTCCCCGATGTCTTGCTTCCCCCGGCCTCCCGGgacccccccacttcccccaccgGGGTCTCCGCCACCGGGAGGCTCGCCAGGGCCCCCGGGCTCCCCACCCACCAGCCCCAGAGCACCCCGGCCCCCGCCCGGAGGGGGCGGCCCCAGCAGCCGCTCGTCCATAGCTGGGGGGGGCCCTGAGGCCCCCTCCCTGctcgcccctccccccgccgGGTGACTTCCCCCCCCACCCAAACTCGCCGGGGCCGCTGCTCCCTCCGCCCCAACCCCGCCCGGCAACCCGCCTCCCGGCTCCCCTCCGGGGGTTCACCCCGGCACTGAAGGGGAGACCCGGGGTGCCGCCTGGCCACCCCCACAGGAGACCCCGGCCCCCGGCGGCGGAGAAAATGGAgccggagagagagagagagaggaggcccaAGCGGGGGTGTGTGTgcgagaggagggaggagggagaagggggagcgAGGGAGgcggctgggggaggggagcgggaggaagaggaggggaggagaggaggaacggGGAGGAGTCGGGGGCGGAGAGACGCAGGccgggtggcggcggcggcggcggcgggtgGAGGCGGGGAGCGGCCCGGGGCAGACTAGGCTAGTCGAGCCGGCCCCGGGGTCGGGTGTCTCGGCCCCCTGGGTTCCGAGCCCATCGTCGGGGTGGGCGGACTCCGGCCGCTGGAATGCGTGCTCTCCGACAGCTCGGTTCATATTTCTTGTTCTAATGACTCCCCTCCCTGTTCGACTTAATTAAAATCGGGagactgggggctgggggagatgATTAGGGAGGTCTCCAGCCGCTGCTTAATGAGTCAGTAATTAACCAGCCAGGGAGGGGGGCTGGCCTCCGGCCAGATCGCGGAGAGCGGCTGCCCCAGGCCTCACCTGCCCACCTTGCACCCCTCACCTCTACCCCTCAGATAACAGTCTTCAGTCCGGGGGGGGGAATTGTATTTATTCATAGAACCAAAACATCAGACAGACTCAGCAGCAGGATGGGTGGGCGGGGCTAAGGGTCGCTTCACAGCCTCTGGGACCCTCAGCCTTCGGGCTGGGCGTGCTAGTGCCGGACAATTgtcttaatcatttttttttcttagtgggCAGGAAGGGACAGGCCTCAGCCCTCGGGCCCTGTTCAGTAGCTTGACAGTTCAGGATAGACTCCTAACTGTCTTGGGAGAGTTGTGTCCATCCTACCTTGCTTATCCTCTACGTTAGAGGACTCGCCCGAGTCCAGGGAAAGTGGGCGGTAAAGCCTGCACTACCAGCCGGGTCTTCAGTCTCTGGTACCCCTGGCGAGCAGGGTGGAAGGCATGCGGGGGGGTGgcccagctttgagtcccagAGAGAAGGCACTAGTAGGGAACTCAGGTCTCAgcaggtgtgtggaggggggCGGGATCTTTGCTCCTCCATTCGACCTCCTCCCTGAACTCTCAGCAGCAACTCCAGGAGCTCCTGTCCTCCCGGGGGAAGAGGCGGTTCAGACCGCTGGGCTTCCATCCGCTGGCACTGGAGATGTAGAGGGAGAAGGGTGGTGGGGTTGGGTAAGAGGGGCCAGGGTTGGTGTGGGTCAGATAGGAAATCTGTGATGGGGGCACTAGAGGCTGACCAAGGGACGTATGTTTAGGGAGGAAGAAGTTAGGGCTCAAACGGAAGGCCAGCTGGGAGACCTCGTTGCCTCCACCGGCGCATGTGGGGTGAGGGTGGTGTCCCTtacctggtgactaaggatggtGCTGTAGAGCTGTTCTTTGTCCTCAAGAAGCCGAGGTTGGGTTGGGGCTACACTTGGGGTGGCCTTGGGGGTGTGGAAGGTGGCCCTCTGCTCCTCTATGCGGCGGGACTGGGCCTCAGCCACCAGGTCCAGAAGGAGCTCTGTCTGCAGGGAGAGCAGGGAGCCGGACCTGGGCCCCAGAGctatgggagaggaggaaggagggctcAGACCCAGAGGCGGTGGGCTCTGGGTTAGGGACCAGCAGGGCGGCAGGTGTGATGGTTAAGAGGACCTGCACTGGGCTAGCCTGGGCGATGGGGTCAAGCTCTCCCAGGGTTGGTAGGGTACCTGTGTGGCGGgttccaggaggaggaggggagggaggagccgATCGCCAAGGCCGAGTGGCGGAGCTCACAGGGGGCCAGCCCTCCTGATCATCTTGCGGAGGACCCTGATGCCAAGACATGTCCATTTCAGTCAgggggtgtgtgggtggaggGCTAGGCCGGAGACCCATTTCCCCTGTGTTTCTGTTCTTGTCTCCTGTGCCCGCCCATCACGGTCACCAGGTCTCTGCTCTAGGGTCCTCACATCTCCCTTCGGCAGGCAGCCTGTTGGCCTCCCCACCCGCAGCCAGCTCACCTGATCAccatcctcttcttcctgggGTCTTTCAGCCTCCATCCctggacttgggggtgggggagagacacTGACGGTGGAGGGGTGGCTGGAATTTGGGAGGAGGACCGGAACCTTGGGTTCCTGAGGGGACTGGGGGctggaaggggtggggggtgagccGGGGGCTGGATGCCTGGGTACTGAGTAGGAAGCTGGGTTCCTGGTCAGGCCCCCCATGGGCCCCGCCCATCTCCGTCAACTTCCTCCATTCTCCTTTCCCACCCAAACAGCTTGTTGGACCTCTCTTGCCCCAGGGGAGGACAGAGACTGGGAAGCAGTCCAGCTGCAGGAGAGCAGCAGGCTCCTGACTGGGACAGAGTCCTGCTCTCTCATCTCCAGGGCCTCAGGAACCCCTCAGGCGGCCACACTGctccctccatccccacctccccctcaGCTCCTCTCTGTCAACACCGGAACTAGCCATAACACAGGAAGTGGTTTCACTCTTTGggatccccctcccccaaactagGTTCCTTCCCTCCCTAAGACTGATCCTTCAGCGGGGTTTGGCTCTTCTCACCTCTCTTGACTTACTGGGTCAAGGAAAGGCATGGTTCTAGAGGGGAGCCGACTTGGACCCAGGATGCATTGCTCTCAGAGGCATGCGTCTGCCCTAAGTCTGGCCCAGCACACAGTAAGCAGTCAGACGGTTATCACTGCCCTCGAGCCTTATGGTGAAGGATATGAGAGTGCAGGCACAGAGCGTGGGAGAATGCTCCCTGGCTGCCGAGCCGGTAGAGACAAGGGTCAGGGGAAGAGTCGCCTAGGGCCATCAGAGTGGAACACAGAACCTGGGCCTTTGATGAGAGCAGGACAGACGTCTGGGGGTCTTCAAATCGCTGTCCTGAAGTTAGGGCCGTATGAAGTGGGGTGAAGAGAGCCCTACAATATTATGTGAATGAAATATTTGTGCCTGGACTTGTAAAAGAATGGgcaacgtaaaaaaaaaaaaaagaaaagaaaaagaaaaagaaaaaaagaatgggcaACGTAGACTGCAGTGACTTTTACCTCAGAGAATCAATAAGGGCTAATTGTAGTGCGGCACTTGGCACTTTGTGAATACTCTATAAATGGTGGGTGATCTCCCAGAATGCCTCCTGGAGGCACACCACAGGCCTGATAGTGTTGAGGTAAGCTGTGTGGCTGACTTATAAACAGTTCAAAAGCCCTTAGGAAGCTCCCATTATAACTAAAAGCCCTTGGATGAGGGACATCGTGCATGTCACCTTGTATATTTTTTTACTATCAGAGATTCTTGCAGATGGCACCCCAGACGGACTGGGATCTCCAATTGTTTGCCCTTAATTTAGATTAAAAGCCCCCTACCTATATGAACGACCCTAGAGTACTAAATT
Protein-coding sequences here:
- the Pbx2 gene encoding pre-B-cell leukemia transcription factor 2 — protein: MDERLLGPPPPGGGRGALGLVGGEPGGPGEPPGGGDPGGGSGGVPGGRGKQDIGDILQQIMTITDQSLDEAQAKKHALNCHRMKPALFSVLCEIKEKTGLSIRSSQEEEPVDPQLMRLDNMLLAEGVAGPEKGGGSAAAAAAAAASGGGVSPDNSIEHSDYRSKLAQIRHIYHSELEKYEQACNEFTTHVMNLLREQSRTRPVAPKEMERMVGIIHRKFSAIQMQLKQSTCEAVMILRSRFLDARRKRRNFSKQATEVLNEYFYSHLSNPYPSEEAKEELAKKCGITVSQVSNWFGNKRIRYKKNIGKFQEEANIYAVKTAVSVAQGGHSRTSSPTPPSSAGSGGSFNLSGSGDMFVGMPGLNGDSFPASQVESLRHSMGPGSYGDNLGGGQLYSPREMRANGGWQEAVTPSSVTSPTEGPGSVHSDTSN
- the Gpsm3 gene encoding G-protein-signaling modulator 3: MGGLTRNPASYSVPRHPAPGSPPTPSSPQSPQEPKVPVLLPNSSHPSTVSVSPPPPSPGMEAERPQEEEDGDQGPPQDDQEGWPPVSSATRPWRSAPPSPPPPGTRHTALGPRSGSLLSLQTELLLDLVAEAQSRRIEEQRATFHTPKATPSVAPTQPRLLEDKEQLYSTILSHQCQRMEAQRSEPPLPPGGQELLELLLRVQGGGRMEEQRSRPPPHTC